The Sporichthya brevicatena genome has a window encoding:
- the arc gene encoding proteasome ATPase has translation MRIVTESDDRSARGDADLLSQVAFLEQEVAVLRRRLTEAPRHSRQLEDRIVELQTQLSGTSAQNERLVATLREAREQIVALKEEVDRLAQPPSGYGVFLGAGEDGTVDVFTGGRKLRVAISPEIDVDSLQPGREVMLNEALNVVRVMEWERTGDVVMLKEIMEDGERALVIGHTDEERVVYLAEPLRNQPIRVGDSLLLEPRSGYVYERVPKAEVEELVLEEVPDIDYTSIGGLANQIEMIRDAVELPYLHRDLFIEHKLRPPKGILLYGPPGCGKTLIAKAVANSLAKKVAQVTGKAEGKSYFLNIKGPELLNKYVGETERHIRLVFQRAREKASEGTPVIVFFDEMDSLFRTRGSGVSSDVENTIVPQLLSEIDGVEGLENVVVIGASNREDMIDPAILRPGRLDVKIKIERPDAEAAKDIFAKYIVEELPLHEEDLAEHGGNRAATVNSMIQRTVERMYADNEENRFLEVTYANGDKEVLYFKDFNSGAMIENIVNRAKKMAIKDWLDQGQRGIRISHLMAACVDEFKENEDLPNTTNPDDWARISGKKGERIVYIRTLISGKQGAEAGRAIDTVANTGQYL, from the coding sequence GTGAGGATCGTGACCGAATCGGACGATCGCAGCGCGCGCGGTGACGCCGACCTGCTCAGCCAGGTTGCATTCCTGGAACAGGAGGTGGCGGTGCTTCGCCGGCGCCTCACCGAGGCGCCTCGGCACTCCCGCCAGCTCGAGGACCGCATCGTCGAGCTCCAGACGCAGCTCTCCGGGACCAGCGCGCAGAACGAGCGCCTGGTCGCGACGCTCCGGGAGGCGCGCGAGCAGATCGTCGCGCTGAAGGAGGAGGTCGACCGGCTGGCCCAGCCGCCGTCGGGCTACGGCGTCTTCCTGGGTGCCGGCGAGGACGGGACCGTCGACGTCTTCACCGGCGGGCGCAAGCTCCGCGTGGCGATCAGCCCGGAGATCGACGTCGACAGCCTCCAGCCGGGCCGCGAGGTCATGCTGAACGAGGCGCTGAACGTCGTGCGCGTCATGGAGTGGGAGCGCACCGGCGACGTCGTGATGCTCAAGGAGATCATGGAGGACGGCGAGCGCGCCCTCGTGATCGGGCACACCGACGAGGAGCGTGTCGTCTACCTCGCGGAGCCGCTGCGGAACCAGCCCATCCGGGTCGGTGACTCGCTGCTGCTCGAGCCGCGGTCGGGCTACGTCTACGAGCGCGTCCCCAAGGCCGAGGTCGAGGAGCTCGTCCTCGAAGAGGTGCCGGACATCGACTACACGTCGATCGGTGGCCTCGCCAACCAGATCGAGATGATCCGCGACGCGGTCGAGCTGCCGTACCTGCACCGCGACCTGTTCATCGAGCACAAGCTGCGTCCGCCGAAGGGCATCCTGCTCTACGGCCCGCCCGGCTGCGGCAAGACGCTGATCGCGAAGGCCGTCGCCAACTCGCTGGCGAAGAAGGTCGCGCAGGTCACCGGCAAGGCCGAGGGGAAGAGCTACTTCCTCAACATCAAGGGCCCGGAGCTGCTCAACAAGTACGTCGGTGAGACCGAGCGCCACATCCGCCTCGTGTTCCAGCGGGCGCGGGAGAAGGCGTCCGAGGGCACCCCGGTCATCGTGTTCTTCGACGAGATGGACTCGCTGTTCCGCACCCGCGGTTCCGGCGTCTCCTCCGACGTCGAGAACACGATCGTCCCGCAGCTGCTCTCGGAGATCGACGGTGTCGAGGGCCTGGAGAACGTGGTCGTCATCGGCGCCTCGAACCGCGAGGACATGATCGACCCCGCGATCCTGCGCCCGGGCCGACTCGACGTGAAGATCAAGATCGAGCGCCCCGACGCCGAGGCGGCGAAGGACATCTTCGCGAAGTACATCGTCGAGGAGCTGCCGCTCCACGAGGAGGACCTCGCCGAGCACGGTGGCAACCGCGCGGCGACCGTGAACTCGATGATCCAGCGGACCGTCGAGCGCATGTACGCCGACAACGAGGAGAACCGCTTCCTCGAGGTCACCTACGCCAATGGCGACAAGGAGGTCCTGTACTTCAAGGACTTCAACTCCGGCGCCATGATCGAGAACATCGTCAACCGCGCGAAGAAGATGGCCATCAAGGACTGGCTCGACCAGGGCCAGCGCGGTATCCGCATCAGCCACCTGATGGCCGCCTGCGTCGACGAGTTCAAGGAGAACGAGGACCTGCCCAACACCACGAACCCGGACGACTGGGCTCGTATCTCGGGCAAGAAGGGCGAGCGGATCGTCTACATCCGCACGCTCATCTCGGGCAAGCAGGGTGCCGAGGCCGGCCGCGCGATCGACACGGTCGCCAACACCGGTCAGTACCTGTAA
- a CDS encoding VOC family protein, translating into MLTSGFDHVAVLTADLDGFVAFFQEVFDAEVLDCRQELPAGMRMAFLKVGPDAEFNLFQLDGNDEAAKQLPMFSRGRMDHFGLRAASMSDFETIRDRLIGRGASDGFVTDFGPVFSCFFVGPEGLEAEVCVANPDWKPGDVVNSPGTPARRFHPEAA; encoded by the coding sequence ATGCTGACCAGCGGGTTCGACCACGTCGCGGTGCTGACCGCCGACCTCGACGGCTTCGTCGCCTTCTTCCAGGAGGTGTTCGACGCCGAGGTCCTGGACTGTCGGCAGGAACTGCCGGCGGGGATGCGCATGGCGTTCCTCAAGGTCGGCCCGGACGCGGAGTTCAACCTCTTCCAGCTCGACGGGAACGACGAGGCGGCCAAGCAGCTGCCGATGTTCTCCCGCGGCCGCATGGACCACTTCGGTCTGCGGGCCGCGTCGATGTCCGACTTCGAGACGATCCGGGACCGCCTGATCGGCCGGGGCGCCTCCGACGGTTTCGTCACCGACTTCGGTCCCGTGTTCTCCTGCTTCTTCGTCGGACCGGAGGGGCTCGAGGCCGAGGTCTGCGTCGCGAACCCGGACTGGAAGCCGGGCGACGTCGTCAACTCCCCGGGCACCCCCGCCCGCCGATTCCACCCCGAGGCGGCATGA
- a CDS encoding tRNA (adenine-N1)-methyltransferase: MNAHRGPFEEGDLVQLTDPKGRHSTFTLQAGKTYHSHKGNFAHDELIGAPEGTVVRTSGGQDYLALRPLLSDFVLSMPRGATVVYPKDAAQIVGMADIFPGARVLEAGAGSGALSCSLLRAVGTEGRVSSYERREDFAKIARKNVERFFGGPHPAWELTVGDLVESVRANPADAEVDRVVLDMLAPWECIEVVAERLVPGGVFCCYVATTTQLSRLVEDLRATKAFTEPTAWETLVRTWHVEGLAVRPDHRMIGHTGFLVTTRRMAPGVPAPTRRRRPAKGAYGDESDVSVEREGPFRPPLP; encoded by the coding sequence ATGAACGCGCACCGGGGGCCCTTCGAGGAGGGTGACCTCGTCCAGCTGACCGACCCGAAGGGCCGGCACAGCACCTTCACGCTCCAGGCGGGGAAGACCTACCACTCGCACAAGGGGAACTTCGCCCACGACGAGCTGATCGGCGCCCCCGAGGGCACCGTGGTGCGGACCAGCGGCGGGCAGGACTACCTGGCCCTGCGTCCCCTGCTCAGCGACTTCGTGCTCTCGATGCCCCGCGGCGCGACCGTCGTGTACCCGAAGGACGCCGCCCAGATCGTCGGGATGGCGGACATCTTCCCGGGCGCGCGCGTGCTCGAGGCCGGCGCCGGCTCCGGCGCCCTGAGTTGCTCGTTGCTGCGTGCCGTCGGGACCGAGGGGCGGGTCTCGTCCTACGAACGCCGCGAGGACTTCGCCAAGATCGCCCGCAAGAACGTCGAGCGCTTCTTCGGCGGTCCGCACCCGGCGTGGGAGCTCACGGTGGGGGACCTGGTCGAGTCGGTCCGGGCGAACCCGGCCGACGCCGAGGTCGACCGCGTCGTGCTCGACATGCTCGCCCCCTGGGAGTGCATCGAGGTCGTCGCGGAGCGACTCGTGCCCGGCGGGGTGTTCTGCTGCTACGTCGCGACGACGACGCAGCTCTCGCGCCTGGTCGAGGACCTGCGCGCCACCAAGGCCTTCACCGAGCCCACCGCCTGGGAGACCCTCGTGCGCACCTGGCACGTGGAGGGCCTGGCCGTCCGGCCGGACCACCGGATGATCGGCCACACGGGTTTCCTCGTCACGACACGCCGGATGGCCCCCGGAGTGCCGGCCCCGACACGCCGTCGGCGACCGGCAAAGGGTGCATACGGGGACGAGAGCGATGTATCTGTGGAGCGCGAAGGACCTTTCCGACCTCCACTTCCGTAG
- a CDS encoding SRPBCC family protein yields MTTTRVTRFVAAPPEAVYAAILDPEAVQHWMVPDGMTSEVHRFDAREGGEFEISLTHDNPAILGKTEGATDSFAGHFAELVPGSSVVQVVQFETDDPALAGPMTIRYLLHERDGGTEVEGVHENLPPGVAPAENELGWRISLGKLAALLEADPW; encoded by the coding sequence ATGACCACCACCCGCGTCACCCGGTTCGTCGCCGCCCCGCCGGAGGCGGTCTACGCGGCGATCCTCGACCCCGAGGCCGTCCAGCACTGGATGGTGCCCGACGGCATGACGAGCGAGGTCCACCGCTTCGACGCCCGCGAGGGCGGGGAGTTCGAGATCTCGTTGACCCACGACAACCCGGCGATCCTCGGCAAGACCGAGGGCGCGACCGACTCCTTCGCCGGCCACTTCGCCGAGCTGGTCCCGGGGTCCTCGGTGGTCCAGGTCGTGCAGTTCGAGACCGACGACCCGGCCCTGGCCGGTCCGATGACGATCCGCTACCTGCTCCACGAGCGGGACGGCGGCACCGAGGTCGAGGGCGTCCACGAGAACCTCCCGCCCGGGGTCGCCCCGGCCGAGAACGAGCTCGGCTGGCGCATCTCCCTGGGC